One window of Atribacter laminatus genomic DNA carries:
- a CDS encoding BMC domain-containing protein, with protein MDIYTDALGMIETRGFAAMVEASDAMVKAARVELVGYEKTGGGYVTAVIRGDVAAVRAALDAGQSASEKVGEVISVHIIPRPHVNVDEVLPLGRGQAKSSKK; from the coding sequence ATGGATATTTACACCGATGCCTTAGGCATGATTGAAACTCGTGGTTTTGCTGCAATGGTTGAAGCATCTGATGCTATGGTAAAAGCTGCTCGGGTCGAGCTAGTTGGTTATGAAAAAACTGGTGGTGGATACGTCACAGCAGTCATTCGTGGTGATGTAGCTGCAGTGCGTGCTGCACTTGATGCCGGTCAGTCGGCTTCTGAGAAAGTTGGTGAAGTGATCTCTGTTCATATTATTCCTCGTCCGCATGTTAATGTTGATGAAGTTCTTCCTTTGGGAAGAGGTCAAGCAAAGAGCTCAAAGAAGTAA
- the xylF gene encoding D-xylose ABC transporter substrate-binding protein yields MKKNIWTKIIGLVILTLVLFSSIQFALAEEGKTITIGVSVGDLRLERWKRDMDYMVARAKELGATVYAVSADGDEQKQIADVENMLTKGIDVLIALPTNSKTLAPAVEAAHADNIKVIAYDRIIENADLDYYITFDMLGVGKLQAQYLLDRMPKGRYFLLAGPKTDNNALLFREGQMMVLQSYIDKGDVVVVGDQWAEGWLSENAMQLSEDVLTANNNQIDAILASNDSTANGAIQALLEQDLAGKVLITGQDADLAACQRIVAGTQTMSVYKPLPKLAAAAIDLAFNIVQGKTIETNATYNNGQKDVPSINLEIIAVDQSNILETVIADGFHSFEDVYKNVPEDQRPEWPKE; encoded by the coding sequence ATGAAAAAAAATATATGGACAAAAATCATTGGTTTAGTGATTTTAACATTAGTACTATTTTCGTCAATTCAATTTGCCTTAGCTGAAGAAGGAAAAACTATAACAATTGGAGTTTCGGTTGGAGATCTTCGGCTGGAACGTTGGAAAAGGGATATGGATTATATGGTTGCCCGAGCTAAAGAATTGGGTGCCACTGTTTATGCTGTTTCAGCTGATGGTGACGAGCAAAAGCAAATAGCAGATGTTGAAAATATGTTAACAAAGGGCATAGACGTACTAATTGCTCTTCCAACCAATAGTAAAACCTTAGCACCGGCTGTCGAAGCAGCCCATGCCGATAATATAAAGGTTATAGCTTATGACAGAATTATTGAAAATGCAGATCTGGATTATTATATTACCTTCGACATGTTAGGAGTGGGCAAGCTTCAAGCTCAATACCTCTTAGATCGAATGCCCAAAGGGAGATATTTCCTCTTGGCTGGTCCAAAAACCGACAATAATGCTTTACTTTTCCGGGAAGGTCAAATGATGGTGTTACAATCATACATTGATAAGGGAGATGTAGTGGTAGTTGGAGATCAATGGGCAGAAGGTTGGTTATCTGAGAATGCCATGCAGCTTAGTGAAGATGTTTTAACCGCCAACAATAACCAGATTGATGCTATTTTAGCCTCCAATGATAGCACAGCCAATGGTGCGATCCAGGCACTTTTGGAACAGGATTTAGCTGGTAAGGTATTAATAACAGGCCAAGATGCCGATTTAGCAGCTTGCCAGCGGATTGTCGCGGGTACTCAAACTATGTCAGTATATAAACCATTACCAAAATTGGCTGCAGCGGCAATTGATTTAGCTTTCAACATTGTTCAGGGGAAAACTATAGAAACCAATGCAACTTACAATAATGGGCAAAAAGACGTACCATCCATCAATCTTGAAATCATCGCAGTTGATCAGTCAAACATTTTAGAAACAGTCATAGCAGATGGTTTTCATTCTTTCGAAGATGTTTATAAGAATGTGCCAGAAGATCAGCGTCCAGAATGGCCTAAAGAATAA
- a CDS encoding EutN/CcmL family microcompartment protein — protein sequence MNFGKVLGTVVSTQKNDGMQGKRYLLVQSCQPNGDLLNEFHVAIDLVGSGYGEMVLISQGSSARQTRDTYQKAVDCVIIGIVDLVEGNNQFLYRKNK from the coding sequence ATGAATTTTGGAAAAGTTCTCGGAACTGTAGTAAGTACTCAAAAAAATGACGGAATGCAGGGGAAAAGGTACCTTTTGGTCCAGTCATGTCAGCCGAATGGCGATTTGCTTAATGAGTTCCATGTGGCTATTGATTTGGTTGGTTCTGGGTATGGTGAAATGGTGCTAATTTCCCAAGGAAGCTCGGCACGTCAAACCCGAGATACCTATCAAAAAGCGGTTGATTGCGTGATTATAGGGATTGTTGATTTGGTCGAAGGTAATAATCAATTTTTGTATCGGAAAAATAAATAA
- a CDS encoding 4Fe-4S dicluster domain-containing protein — translation MDLIETIKQMGVVGAGGAGFPTHVKLENQVEIVIANGTECEPLLFNDKYILNKHGDDVIQGLKLVLQATGAKKGIIALKKKQVQIVERIKSIISDQDNITLALLDDFYPAGDELILVYMVTGRVVPQGQLPTSVGCLVSNVETLRNIYFATLGKPVIKRTLTCIGEVREPTVVIARIGTSIGEVISECGGVLVEDLVVIVGGPMMGYVEKDLNSPITKTMTGLIILPQDHYLVRRKSMPMSWVVKQSKAACCQCTYCTELCPRYLLGHELYPHKIMRNINFGLDVPPEVIENAFLCSECGLCEVFACPMDLSPRMINHAIKTSLTEANYRPQLTLKNQQNRVNDLINRKIPVSRIKERLHISRYDQKEIKSAIETIPKRVEILLKQHIGDNSIPVVREGDLIEEGALVGEIPSGSLGARVHASISGRVTLVNNERVIIKG, via the coding sequence ATGGATTTGATTGAAACCATTAAGCAGATGGGTGTTGTTGGAGCAGGAGGGGCAGGTTTCCCTACTCATGTCAAACTTGAAAATCAAGTAGAAATAGTGATAGCTAATGGCACCGAATGCGAGCCTCTTTTATTTAATGATAAATATATATTAAACAAACATGGGGATGATGTTATCCAGGGTTTAAAGCTTGTTTTACAAGCTACTGGTGCTAAAAAAGGAATCATCGCCCTGAAAAAAAAGCAAGTTCAGATCGTGGAACGGATAAAGTCTATCATTTCTGACCAAGATAACATAACTCTTGCTTTACTTGATGATTTTTATCCAGCTGGAGATGAACTGATTTTAGTTTATATGGTAACTGGGAGGGTTGTTCCTCAAGGCCAGCTTCCAACGTCTGTAGGATGTTTGGTAAGCAATGTAGAAACACTCAGGAATATTTATTTTGCAACTTTAGGGAAACCGGTTATCAAGCGTACCTTAACTTGCATTGGTGAAGTTAGGGAACCCACAGTGGTCATAGCACGAATTGGGACGTCGATAGGAGAGGTAATCTCCGAATGTGGTGGGGTTTTAGTTGAGGATCTTGTGGTGATCGTAGGAGGTCCAATGATGGGTTATGTTGAAAAAGACTTAAATTCTCCAATAACTAAAACCATGACCGGATTGATTATCCTTCCCCAAGATCATTATTTAGTGCGCCGGAAAAGTATGCCAATGTCGTGGGTCGTCAAGCAAAGCAAGGCTGCTTGTTGTCAGTGCACCTATTGTACTGAATTATGTCCAAGATATCTTTTAGGCCATGAGTTATATCCTCACAAAATAATGAGAAATATCAATTTTGGTTTAGATGTTCCACCGGAAGTGATAGAGAATGCATTTTTGTGCAGTGAATGTGGTTTGTGCGAAGTTTTTGCGTGTCCAATGGATCTTTCGCCTCGAATGATTAATCATGCCATTAAAACCAGTTTGACTGAAGCGAACTATCGTCCTCAATTAACATTAAAAAACCAGCAAAATAGAGTGAATGATCTTATCAATAGAAAAATTCCTGTTTCAAGAATCAAAGAGAGACTTCATATTAGTCGCTATGACCAGAAAGAAATTAAATCAGCCATAGAAACCATTCCTAAACGAGTTGAAATTTTATTGAAACAACATATAGGTGATAACTCAATTCCAGTTGTCCGTGAAGGTGACCTGATTGAAGAAGGTGCTCTTGTTGGTGAGATTCCTTCTGGAAGTCTTGGAGCCAGGGTGCATGCTAGTATTTCTGGTCGGGTAACCTTAGTTAATAATGAGAGAGTCATCATAAAAGGATAG
- a CDS encoding rhamnulokinase yields MEKNYLIFDFGASNGRAMVAHFDGKRVTMDVTHRFEHGPIYVTDTIYWDILHLFSELINGLKASLSKYPDVQSLAISTWGCDFGFIDERGKLVSNPVTYRDKNRHDRSKLLYDILPQRELFELSAGSTNEIMGIFQLFSFKYENALELRSGRKMLMIPDLLNYFLTGRACNEYTNATMTLLCNQYKRNWEEKILNRIGISPSILNEIVMPGDRIGEIQTSICDQFGIHPVPVIVPATHDTASAVAGIPVIDEGKHWAFISLGTWGIMGMQTDQPIISDQVFLSDFGNNAIPEGKNMLVKYITSLWIIQQCRNRWRSEFGNNLSWDEIVQASVQVGPSKTFIDVDNPIFGLPQADMPKVIQEDCRQRGQKIPNSMGDIARCFYESLTLKFRYNLELLEEMSGHPLKLLHIVGGGVQNKMLCQWIADAKGIPVIAGPTETTSMGNLIMQLKADREVESLKEGREISLRSSKIDQYEPGDKKYWDSAYEKYIRLLSSQEK; encoded by the coding sequence ATGGAAAAAAATTATCTAATATTTGATTTTGGTGCGAGCAACGGAAGAGCGATGGTTGCACATTTTGATGGGAAAAGAGTGACGATGGATGTCACCCATCGATTTGAACATGGTCCAATATATGTAACTGATACGATATATTGGGATATTCTCCACCTGTTTTCTGAACTGATAAATGGACTAAAAGCTTCTTTGTCAAAATACCCTGATGTTCAATCTTTAGCAATTTCTACCTGGGGATGTGATTTTGGTTTTATTGACGAGAGGGGAAAATTAGTATCTAATCCGGTAACTTATCGAGATAAAAATCGTCATGACCGCTCCAAGCTTTTATATGATATTCTTCCTCAGAGAGAATTATTTGAGCTTTCAGCAGGTTCAACCAATGAAATAATGGGCATATTTCAACTTTTTTCCTTTAAATATGAAAATGCTTTAGAATTAAGAAGCGGGCGGAAAATGCTCATGATACCCGATTTATTAAATTATTTTTTAACTGGAAGAGCTTGTAACGAATACACGAATGCGACTATGACACTTTTATGCAATCAGTATAAACGAAACTGGGAGGAAAAGATTCTTAATCGAATTGGCATTTCTCCATCAATACTAAATGAAATAGTTATGCCTGGTGATCGAATTGGTGAAATACAAACCAGTATTTGCGACCAATTTGGGATTCATCCTGTTCCAGTTATTGTTCCAGCAACCCATGATACCGCATCGGCAGTAGCAGGAATACCAGTCATTGATGAGGGTAAGCATTGGGCTTTTATAAGCCTTGGAACTTGGGGAATTATGGGGATGCAAACCGACCAACCAATTATATCCGATCAAGTTTTTTTATCGGATTTTGGAAACAACGCAATCCCAGAAGGAAAAAATATGCTAGTGAAATATATAACCTCTTTGTGGATCATTCAGCAATGTCGGAATCGTTGGAGAAGTGAATTTGGAAATAATTTAAGTTGGGACGAAATTGTTCAAGCTTCAGTTCAAGTTGGACCATCTAAAACCTTTATTGATGTTGATAATCCAATTTTTGGTTTACCTCAGGCAGATATGCCTAAAGTTATTCAGGAAGACTGCCGACAAAGAGGTCAGAAAATACCAAATTCTATGGGTGATATAGCTCGTTGCTTCTATGAAAGTTTGACCTTAAAGTTTCGATACAATTTAGAATTACTTGAAGAAATGAGTGGGCATCCTCTTAAACTTCTCCATATTGTTGGTGGAGGAGTTCAGAACAAAATGCTTTGTCAGTGGATTGCCGATGCAAAGGGAATCCCAGTCATAGCTGGACCGACCGAAACAACATCAATGGGAAATTTAATCATGCAGTTAAAGGCCGATAGGGAGGTGGAAAGCCTAAAGGAAGGGAGAGAAATTTCACTTCGTTCTTCAAAAATTGATCAATATGAACCTGGAGATAAAAAATACTGGGATAGTGCTTACGAAAAATATATCCGTCTCTTATCATCTCAAGAAAAATAG
- a CDS encoding TIM barrel protein, translating to MYPKIYLTLDNCFGIKRWTEPEDWMRISKEIGISYIEASADNECDPFYGGKDYLKDWVQKVEESQKKHQSKIANFFTGYSTYRTLGLLHPDRRIRERLVNQWFKEIIQVASSLNAGLGFFVHAFSEPTLQDPEIYRETKNLLFDTISHLVKFASSQSPVILMLEQMYSPHQYPWTISGTFEYLKEVFKRSKLPSYIALDTGHMVGQGRFLRPNQEQLEEIFSGFHGNESLTNYWLGSNSIRKLVIESRKSSFLFKPTLLDLIEAEMDRYSYLFAEPIDGDLYSWLKLLGCYSPIIHLQQTNGKTSSHQPFTRENNLNGIVHPKKVLQAIARSYEEPENPLLPPRCKAIYLTFEIFNSSIDYPQQIVDRLRESVEFWREYIPQDGLSLDVLLK from the coding sequence ATGTATCCTAAAATTTATTTAACATTAGATAATTGTTTTGGTATAAAAAGATGGACTGAACCCGAAGATTGGATGAGGATTTCAAAAGAGATTGGGATTTCTTATATTGAGGCAAGTGCTGATAACGAGTGTGATCCTTTTTATGGGGGAAAAGATTATTTAAAAGATTGGGTTCAAAAAGTAGAAGAAAGCCAAAAAAAGCACCAATCGAAGATTGCCAATTTTTTTACCGGATATTCTACCTACCGCACCTTAGGTTTACTTCATCCTGATCGAAGAATTCGTGAACGTTTGGTTAACCAATGGTTCAAAGAAATCATTCAGGTAGCCTCTTCTTTAAATGCTGGATTAGGTTTTTTTGTTCATGCTTTTTCTGAACCTACCCTTCAAGATCCCGAAATCTACCGAGAAACAAAAAATCTTCTTTTTGACACAATTTCTCATTTAGTTAAGTTTGCTTCGAGTCAATCACCGGTCATTCTCATGCTTGAACAGATGTACAGTCCTCATCAATATCCTTGGACTATAAGTGGTACTTTTGAATATTTAAAAGAGGTTTTTAAAAGATCAAAATTACCTTCTTATATTGCCCTTGATACCGGGCACATGGTTGGTCAAGGTCGTTTTTTACGACCAAACCAAGAACAGTTAGAAGAGATATTCTCCGGTTTTCACGGTAATGAGTCGTTGACGAACTATTGGCTTGGTTCTAATTCAATTAGAAAACTGGTAATTGAAAGCAGAAAATCATCATTTCTTTTTAAACCAACTCTCTTGGACCTCATTGAAGCCGAAATGGATCGATATTCTTATCTATTTGCTGAACCAATTGATGGTGACCTTTATTCTTGGCTAAAATTATTGGGATGTTATTCTCCAATTATTCATTTGCAACAAACGAATGGGAAAACATCCTCGCATCAGCCCTTTACTCGGGAGAATAATTTGAACGGTATTGTTCATCCGAAAAAAGTTCTTCAAGCAATTGCCCGTTCTTATGAAGAACCTGAGAACCCGCTTTTGCCCCCACGTTGTAAAGCGATTTATTTAACGTTTGAAATATTTAATAGTTCTATTGACTATCCACAACAAATTGTTGATCGATTAAGAGAATCCGTTGAGTTTTGGAGAGAATATATTCCTCAAGATGGTTTATCTTTGGATGTTTTGTTGAAATAA
- a CDS encoding EutN/CcmL family microcompartment protein, with amino-acid sequence MILAKVIGNVVSTRKEPKIEGIKFLLLEKINPTTLQGSGDYLVAMDSVGAGIGEVVFYVAGSSSRMTAVTEGKPSDATIVAIVDAIEIKGSYAYQKDQTG; translated from the coding sequence ATGATATTAGCGAAAGTAATTGGAAATGTTGTATCCACAAGAAAAGAACCCAAAATTGAAGGTATAAAGTTCCTGCTTTTGGAAAAGATTAATCCAACGACATTACAAGGTAGTGGAGATTACCTAGTAGCTATGGATAGTGTTGGGGCTGGAATTGGTGAAGTTGTTTTCTATGTCGCTGGGAGCAGTTCCCGAATGACAGCAGTAACTGAAGGGAAACCAAGTGATGCAACTATTGTCGCAATAGTAGATGCCATCGAAATAAAAGGGTCATACGCCTATCAAAAAGATCAAACCGGATAA
- a CDS encoding sugar ABC transporter ATP-binding protein, producing the protein MTIVLEAKNIIKNFPGVRALDGVSIQVYRNQIHALCGENGAGKSTLINVLSGYYPTQTYEGQILVDGIERTFDTIHEAEAAGIVVIHQELSLFRELNVTENIFVGHEIHRKGILDADEMYSQTVEWLKTLKIDDVLPTTRMKDLGIGKQQLIQIARALRIKGTKVLILDEPTASLTRHEVELLMSILRDIKTQGVACIYISHRLDEVLEIADYVTVLRDGKTVGGGEIRNLTKRDLVKLMVGREITEYYPTRPQKNNKTPLLKAENINLIDPIKSKILVQNVNLELYSGEILGLFGLVGAGRTELVNALFGNPQGRYTGEVLLKGEKLQIQSPQAALEKGIVYITEDRKAFGNIPTMDVRENISIAFIKQFKKKMGSIDEDQEIVSVNESVRKFQIKTPSFSTPIINLSGGNQQKVLLARGLLKSISVLILDEPTRGIDVGAKREIYTIMNSLVQEDLGIIMVSSELPEILGMCDRILVMCQGRVTGEFDNSERNVSQEDIMIYATGTECRMVYS; encoded by the coding sequence ATGACAATTGTTCTTGAAGCAAAAAATATAATTAAAAATTTCCCCGGAGTTCGAGCTTTAGATGGAGTATCAATCCAGGTTTATCGTAATCAGATTCATGCCTTATGTGGTGAAAATGGTGCCGGGAAATCAACCCTTATTAATGTTCTTAGTGGGTATTATCCTACTCAAACCTATGAAGGCCAAATTCTGGTTGATGGGATAGAACGAACCTTTGATACAATTCATGAAGCAGAAGCTGCTGGAATTGTGGTTATTCACCAAGAATTAAGCCTTTTTCGAGAACTGAATGTAACTGAAAATATATTTGTAGGCCATGAAATTCATCGAAAAGGGATTCTCGATGCCGATGAAATGTACTCACAAACTGTTGAGTGGTTAAAGACTTTAAAAATTGATGATGTTCTTCCAACAACCAGAATGAAAGATTTAGGCATTGGCAAGCAACAACTGATCCAAATTGCTCGAGCTCTTCGAATTAAGGGAACCAAAGTTTTAATCTTAGATGAACCAACGGCGTCTCTAACCCGACATGAAGTCGAATTATTAATGTCTATTCTAAGAGACATTAAAACTCAAGGAGTTGCATGCATATATATTTCACACCGCTTAGATGAAGTTTTAGAGATAGCTGATTATGTGACCGTTCTGAGAGATGGGAAAACAGTAGGTGGTGGTGAAATCAGAAATTTAACCAAAAGAGACCTGGTTAAATTGATGGTTGGGAGGGAGATCACCGAATATTATCCAACTCGTCCTCAAAAAAATAATAAAACACCTCTTCTAAAAGCAGAAAATATTAACTTAATTGACCCTATAAAATCAAAAATCTTGGTGCAAAATGTCAATTTAGAATTATATAGTGGTGAAATTCTAGGATTGTTTGGCTTGGTCGGAGCAGGTCGTACCGAATTGGTTAATGCCCTTTTTGGGAATCCTCAAGGGAGGTATACCGGTGAGGTATTATTGAAAGGAGAGAAATTACAAATTCAATCTCCACAAGCTGCTCTGGAAAAAGGGATCGTTTATATTACTGAAGATCGCAAAGCTTTTGGAAATATACCAACTATGGATGTAAGAGAAAATATTTCAATTGCTTTTATTAAACAGTTTAAGAAAAAAATGGGAAGCATTGATGAAGACCAAGAAATTGTTTCTGTGAACGAAAGTGTTCGAAAGTTTCAGATTAAAACTCCATCATTTTCTACTCCAATTATTAACCTTAGCGGTGGAAACCAACAGAAGGTCCTTTTAGCCAGAGGTTTGTTAAAATCAATATCGGTTTTAATTCTTGATGAACCAACCCGAGGGATTGATGTAGGTGCGAAAAGAGAAATCTATACAATTATGAATTCCCTGGTTCAGGAAGACCTGGGAATTATAATGGTTTCATCAGAGTTACCAGAAATTCTTGGGATGTGTGACCGGATTTTGGTTATGTGCCAAGGTCGGGTTACTGGTGAATTTGATAATTCTGAGAGAAATGTCAGTCAGGAAGATATAATGATTTATGCGACTGGAACTGAATGCAGGATGGTGTATTCATGA
- a CDS encoding BMC domain-containing protein: MDIYTDALGMIETRGFAAMVEASDAMVKAARVELVGYEKTGGGYVTAVIRGDVAAVRAALDAGQSASEKVGEVISVHIIPRPHVNVDEVLPLGRGQAKSSSKVVL, from the coding sequence ATGGATATTTACACCGATGCCTTAGGCATGATTGAAACTCGTGGTTTTGCTGCAATGGTTGAAGCATCTGATGCTATGGTAAAAGCTGCTCGGGTCGAGCTAGTTGGTTATGAAAAAACTGGTGGTGGATACGTCACAGCAGTCATTCGTGGTGATGTAGCTGCAGTGCGTGCTGCACTTGATGCCGGTCAGTCGGCTTCTGAGAAAGTTGGTGAAGTGATCTCTGTTCATATTATTCCTCGTCCGCATGTTAATGTTGATGAAGTTCTTCCTTTGGGAAGAGGTCAAGCAAAGAGCTCTTCGAAAGTTGTTTTATGA
- a CDS encoding sugar ABC transporter permease, with protein sequence MIINDTTKRSNLFSQLDVRQYMMIFALIGIWIVFTIASNGTFLLPRNMTNLFRQSVFTGIMAIGMVNVILLGQVDLSVGSLAGLCGGILAILNVWHGIPSGLAIIITLGVGILLGLWNGWWFAYRNVPAFIVTMAGLLIFRGVLVGITDGITIGPLSPFFGVIGKQFIPPIAGVVIGIIAIVGFIVIQLQQRRGKIMHNLPVSPFRNTLIIIIVFSCLVILFVMMLNAYHGIPNPVILLILLLLVFNYVTNRTVFGRRIYAIGGNTMASRLSGINIRKITLAVFMINGLMAAIAGIYLTARLDSASVNAGTNGELDAIAACVIGGASLMGGIGTVTGAIIGAVVMASIDNGMSLLNAPYFMQTIVKGLVLILAVWFDMSRKASEKR encoded by the coding sequence ATGATTATAAATGATACAACAAAACGTTCTAACTTATTTTCTCAATTAGATGTGCGTCAATACATGATGATCTTTGCATTGATCGGTATTTGGATAGTATTCACTATTGCTTCTAATGGGACCTTTTTATTACCAAGAAATATGACTAATTTATTCCGGCAATCAGTTTTTACCGGTATTATGGCCATAGGGATGGTAAATGTAATTTTACTGGGTCAAGTGGATTTGTCGGTTGGATCTCTTGCTGGTCTTTGTGGTGGCATATTGGCTATTCTAAATGTCTGGCATGGCATTCCTTCAGGGTTGGCGATAATCATTACTCTGGGTGTTGGTATCCTTTTGGGCTTATGGAATGGGTGGTGGTTTGCCTACCGCAATGTTCCTGCTTTTATAGTTACTATGGCAGGGTTGCTCATTTTTCGGGGAGTTTTGGTTGGAATAACCGATGGGATAACCATAGGTCCATTAAGTCCTTTTTTTGGTGTAATTGGAAAACAATTTATTCCTCCAATTGCCGGAGTGGTTATTGGTATCATCGCTATCGTAGGGTTTATTGTTATTCAGCTTCAACAAAGGCGTGGAAAGATTATGCACAATCTTCCTGTTTCGCCTTTTAGAAATACGTTAATTATTATAATTGTTTTTAGTTGTTTAGTTATTTTATTTGTGATGATGTTAAATGCTTATCATGGTATACCGAATCCGGTAATTTTGCTCATTTTGTTATTATTGGTATTTAATTATGTGACAAACAGGACGGTATTTGGGAGAAGAATCTATGCTATTGGTGGAAACACTATGGCAAGTAGATTATCGGGCATTAATATCAGGAAAATAACCTTAGCAGTGTTTATGATCAATGGTTTAATGGCTGCAATAGCCGGTATTTACTTAACTGCTCGCTTAGATTCAGCTTCAGTTAACGCTGGCACCAATGGTGAACTTGATGCCATAGCAGCTTGTGTAATTGGAGGAGCAAGCTTGATGGGTGGAATTGGTACTGTCACTGGTGCAATTATTGGCGCAGTTGTTATGGCGAGTATTGATAATGGAATGAGCTTACTCAATGCTCCTTACTTTATGCAAACTATCGTCAAAGGATTAGTCCTTATTTTGGCTGTATGGTTTGATATGTCTCGGAAGGCTTCAGAAAAAAGATAG
- a CDS encoding L-fucose/L-arabinose isomerase family protein, with the protein MAKKIKVGVLTFGDGREFLKKDLEAVNAQFQAKVKETLVKDGFDVVVGEEVIWKNSLAVKYGRMMAHEDVDCVIFNYCVWAWPGFARVAAQFCPKPIILYANLNPGFPAMVGMLANAGSLDQVGIPFHKIFGDLNDPKIYQRLRECILGVSTYNRLKGLTYVNVGGRSLSIDTAVSDPALWMEKFGIDVDHVDQMELVRRTEIELKNRDKVQKASQYLQKHIKKIHWTDNSSKGKLTEELFKRSIAMYYGMKSLCEEFDYDFCGIKGQRELTEHYSTSDIAEAFLNDCYGPAGEPHEPIICSTEADMDAALTMKVFHLISNLPVLFADIRSYYPEINIWDFCNSGTHATYFAGKSKDPVENLKNVEFRPQGFYYPAGGPSVYHIAQPGEVTLARLTRSGSPNHYKMVIVHGEFVSFGAEENERIAAIEQDNWPHAFCRMDCDMESFIQAINCNHIHGTYGNWIEELKVFCNAAGIEWVVVQ; encoded by the coding sequence ATGGCAAAAAAAATAAAAGTTGGTGTTCTGACATTTGGAGATGGACGAGAATTTTTAAAAAAAGACTTAGAAGCTGTAAATGCTCAGTTCCAGGCAAAAGTAAAAGAAACTCTGGTGAAAGATGGATTTGATGTTGTTGTGGGAGAGGAAGTCATCTGGAAAAATTCTTTAGCTGTAAAATATGGGAGAATGATGGCCCATGAAGATGTTGATTGTGTAATTTTCAATTATTGTGTTTGGGCGTGGCCAGGTTTTGCCCGGGTTGCAGCTCAGTTTTGCCCTAAACCAATAATTTTGTACGCAAATCTCAATCCAGGTTTTCCAGCAATGGTAGGAATGTTGGCTAATGCTGGTTCCTTGGACCAGGTTGGGATTCCTTTTCATAAGATTTTTGGGGATTTAAATGATCCAAAAATTTACCAACGACTTCGAGAATGCATATTAGGTGTTTCTACTTATAACCGTTTAAAAGGTCTTACTTATGTAAATGTAGGCGGGCGATCTCTTTCAATCGATACTGCAGTATCTGATCCTGCATTGTGGATGGAGAAATTTGGGATTGATGTTGACCATGTTGACCAAATGGAGTTAGTAAGAAGAACAGAAATCGAATTAAAAAACCGAGATAAGGTTCAAAAAGCTTCTCAATACCTTCAAAAACATATAAAAAAGATTCACTGGACAGATAACTCTTCCAAGGGAAAATTAACCGAAGAACTTTTTAAACGGTCGATTGCAATGTATTATGGGATGAAAAGTTTGTGCGAAGAATTTGATTATGATTTTTGTGGAATCAAAGGACAGAGGGAACTTACTGAACATTATTCAACATCCGATATTGCTGAAGCGTTTTTAAATGACTGTTATGGTCCGGCAGGCGAACCACATGAACCAATTATATGTTCAACTGAAGCTGATATGGATGCAGCCTTAACTATGAAAGTTTTCCATCTTATATCAAATCTTCCAGTTCTTTTTGCTGATATTCGAAGTTATTACCCCGAGATAAATATCTGGGATTTCTGTAATTCTGGGACTCATGCTACATATTTTGCGGGTAAAAGTAAAGATCCAGTTGAAAACTTAAAAAATGTTGAATTTCGTCCTCAAGGTTTCTATTATCCAGCCGGTGGTCCATCAGTTTATCATATTGCTCAACCTGGCGAAGTAACACTTGCCCGTCTCACAAGAAGCGGGTCTCCAAATCATTATAAAATGGTCATAGTTCATGGAGAATTTGTTTCTTTTGGAGCCGAGGAAAACGAAAGAATTGCAGCGATTGAACAGGATAATTGGCCACATGCTTTTTGTCGTATGGATTGTGATATGGAATCCTTTATTCAAGCAATCAACTGTAACCATATTCATGGGACCTATGGGAATTGGATAGAAGAATTAAAAGTATTTTGTAATGCTGCTGGAATTGAGTGGGTTGTTGTTCAATAG